Proteins co-encoded in one Gehongia tenuis genomic window:
- a CDS encoding carbohydrate kinase family protein produces the protein MAALGEILIDFTPAGERDGVPLMAQNPGGAPANVLAMAARLGSSTAFIGKVGQDSFGDYLDAVLQGEGIDSHGLVRGELPTTLAFVHLTAEGERSFTFYRNPGADSSLSPEELDWDIITHTRVFHFGGVSLTHNPARAATTFAVRIARQAGALITFDPNYRPALWKSEAKAVEVLSKALRLADVIKVSLEEMIFLTGTDDPELGTALIQEMSGAALIVVSQGEQGAYYRLMERIGQVPAFKADAVDTTGAGDAFFGTLIHYLAGKSRREVEGLSPYQLEKFMDCANAAGALTVTKPGAIPSLPSREEIQALAALRS, from the coding sequence GTGGCTGCTCTCGGCGAAATTCTCATCGATTTTACTCCCGCGGGAGAGCGGGACGGCGTACCCCTGATGGCCCAGAACCCCGGCGGCGCACCGGCAAACGTTCTCGCCATGGCTGCGCGGCTGGGCAGCAGCACCGCCTTTATCGGCAAGGTGGGTCAGGACAGCTTTGGGGATTACCTTGACGCGGTGCTGCAGGGGGAGGGCATCGACAGCCACGGCCTGGTCCGGGGCGAACTGCCCACCACGCTGGCCTTCGTCCATCTCACGGCGGAAGGCGAGCGCTCCTTCACCTTCTACCGCAATCCCGGCGCGGACAGCTCCCTCTCGCCGGAGGAGCTGGACTGGGATATCATCACCCATACCCGGGTGTTCCATTTCGGCGGGGTGTCCCTCACCCACAACCCCGCCCGGGCCGCCACCACCTTTGCCGTGCGCATCGCCCGGCAGGCGGGCGCCCTCATCACCTTCGATCCCAACTACCGGCCCGCCCTTTGGAAAAGCGAGGCGAAGGCGGTGGAGGTGCTCTCCAAGGCCCTGCGCCTGGCGGACGTCATCAAGGTCTCCCTGGAGGAGATGATCTTTCTCACCGGCACCGACGATCCGGAGCTGGGCACCGCCCTCATCCAGGAGATGTCCGGTGCCGCCCTCATCGTGGTTTCCCAGGGGGAGCAGGGCGCCTACTACCGGCTGATGGAGCGGATAGGCCAGGTTCCCGCCTTCAAGGCGGACGCCGTGGACACCACCGGCGCGGGGGACGCTTTCTTCGGCACGCTCATCCACTATCTTGCGGGCAAAAGCCGCCGGGAAGTGGAGGGACTTTCCCCCTATCAGCTGGAAAAATTCATGGACTGCGCCAACGCGGCGGGCGCGCTCACCGTCACCAAGCCCGGCGCCATTCCCAGTCTGCCCAGCCGGGAGGAGATCCAGGCCCTGGCCGCCCTTCGTTCCTAG
- a CDS encoding DUF5655 domain-containing protein: MAGFTKRQREIMAAVRPLLALPGVTERETKTQLAFAAGVQFAWLSPAPSGKGLFVSFGLPAPLDSPRAPSVQPYPGRFTHHVTLEGPEGADGELAGWLKEAYDFARFRAARRSPRSR; the protein is encoded by the coding sequence ATGGCCGGCTTTACCAAAAGGCAGCGGGAGATCATGGCGGCGGTGCGGCCCCTTCTGGCGCTGCCCGGCGTAACGGAGCGTGAGACGAAGACCCAGCTCGCTTTTGCCGCGGGGGTGCAGTTCGCCTGGCTCTCTCCGGCGCCGTCGGGCAAAGGGCTCTTTGTGAGCTTCGGGCTGCCCGCGCCCCTTGACAGTCCCCGGGCTCCCTCCGTTCAGCCCTATCCCGGCCGCTTCACCCATCACGTGACCCTGGAGGGGCCGGAGGGTGCGGACGGGGAGCTGGCCGGCTGGCTGAAGGAGGCCTATGATTTCGCCCGCTTCCGGGCCGCCCGCCGGAGTCCGCGCTCCCGCTGA
- a CDS encoding helix-turn-helix domain-containing protein, translating into MENMRKLRKSKRVTQFQLSLVAEVAQETISGYERGKIMPSVETLGKIAAYLETSTDYLLDRTDVALPIDTLVQQRYSDEEMEMIQIYRDLTPEMQDRMRGYLAALRDIKGTK; encoded by the coding sequence ATGGAAAATATGCGGAAATTGCGCAAAAGCAAAAGGGTTACCCAATTCCAGCTCAGTTTGGTAGCCGAGGTGGCTCAGGAGACCATCAGCGGGTACGAGCGAGGCAAAATCATGCCCAGTGTGGAGACGCTAGGGAAAATTGCCGCCTATCTTGAAACCAGCACCGACTATCTGCTCGACCGTACCGACGTGGCTCTGCCCATCGACACCCTGGTTCAGCAGCGCTATTCCGACGAGGAGATGGAGATGATCCAGATCTACCGGGATCTGACGCCGGAAATGCAGGACCGCATGCGGGGGTATCTGGCAGCGCTCAGGGACATCAAAGGGACGAAGTAA
- a CDS encoding AMP-binding protein — translation MPLYEKFLGRSRDDFASLEDLNRNYKVHIHDDFNYGFDVIDVLAEEKPDGLAMMWVGADGEERRFTFRDMSLLSNKAANFFAAKGVKKGDMVMLVLKRGYQFWYTLLGLHKLGAVAIPATHLLTAKDYVYRCNAASVKMLVVTGDNDVTEHVDEALPKCETVELRAVTKGKEVPGWIDYDAELAGMSDVFPRPEGEGKTWAKDMMLMFFTSGTTGYPKMVWHDYTYPLGHLLTGCFWHRVEENGLHFTISDTGWGKALWGKIYGQWLGESAVFTYDFEKFSAPDILGKMEKYRVTTFCAPPTMYRYMIKEDLAKYDLSALRHCTTAGEALNPEVYSQWKNKTGLKIFEGFGQTETTLCCWTAFPWMQPRLGSMGLPAPGWRLTVVDPEGRECPAGVTGEICVRTDEAGGGKPFGLFSGYFRDDELTKKSWHDDLYHTGDTAYKDELGFLWYVGRIDDVIKSSGYRIGPFEVESALMEHPSVLECAVTGVPDPVRGFVVKATVVLAQGYGGSEALTKELQNHVKHSTAPYKYPRIIEYVEELPKTISGKIRRVEIRENDQKKQ, via the coding sequence ATGCCGCTCTACGAGAAATTTCTGGGCCGCTCCCGGGACGATTTCGCCTCCCTGGAGGACCTGAACCGAAACTATAAGGTGCATATCCACGACGATTTCAACTACGGCTTCGACGTGATCGACGTACTGGCCGAGGAGAAGCCGGACGGCCTTGCGATGATGTGGGTGGGCGCGGACGGCGAGGAGCGCCGCTTCACCTTCAGGGATATGAGCCTTCTTTCCAACAAGGCCGCCAACTTCTTCGCCGCAAAGGGCGTGAAGAAGGGCGACATGGTCATGCTGGTCCTGAAGCGGGGCTATCAGTTCTGGTACACGCTGCTTGGACTGCACAAGCTGGGCGCGGTGGCCATCCCCGCCACCCATCTGCTGACGGCCAAAGATTATGTCTACCGCTGCAACGCCGCCAGCGTGAAGATGCTGGTGGTCACCGGGGACAACGATGTGACGGAGCATGTGGATGAGGCGCTGCCAAAGTGCGAGACGGTGGAGCTTCGGGCGGTGACCAAGGGCAAGGAGGTTCCCGGCTGGATCGACTACGACGCCGAGCTTGCGGGCATGTCCGACGTGTTCCCCCGTCCGGAGGGCGAGGGGAAGACCTGGGCGAAGGACATGATGCTCATGTTCTTCACCTCCGGCACCACCGGCTATCCCAAGATGGTGTGGCACGACTACACCTATCCCCTGGGCCATCTTCTCACCGGCTGCTTCTGGCACCGGGTGGAGGAGAACGGACTGCACTTCACCATCTCGGACACCGGCTGGGGCAAGGCCCTCTGGGGCAAGATCTACGGCCAGTGGCTGGGGGAGAGCGCCGTTTTCACCTACGACTTTGAAAAGTTTTCCGCGCCGGATATCCTCGGGAAGATGGAGAAGTATCGGGTGACCACCTTCTGCGCGCCGCCCACCATGTACCGGTACATGATCAAGGAGGATCTGGCGAAGTACGATTTGAGCGCCCTCCGGCACTGCACCACCGCCGGCGAGGCTTTGAACCCCGAGGTGTACAGCCAGTGGAAGAATAAGACGGGACTTAAGATCTTCGAGGGCTTCGGCCAGACGGAAACCACCCTTTGCTGCTGGACCGCCTTCCCCTGGATGCAGCCGCGCCTCGGCTCCATGGGCCTGCCGGCGCCGGGCTGGCGGCTCACGGTGGTGGATCCGGAGGGCAGGGAATGCCCGGCGGGCGTCACCGGCGAGATCTGCGTGAGGACGGACGAGGCCGGCGGCGGCAAGCCCTTCGGCCTGTTCAGCGGCTATTTCCGGGACGATGAGCTGACGAAGAAGTCCTGGCACGACGATCTTTATCACACCGGGGACACGGCCTACAAGGACGAGCTCGGCTTTTTGTGGTACGTGGGCCGCATCGACGATGTGATCAAAAGCTCCGGCTACCGTATCGGGCCCTTCGAGGTGGAGAGCGCCCTCATGGAGCACCCCTCTGTTCTGGAGTGCGCGGTGACCGGCGTGCCCGACCCGGTGCGGGGCTTCGTGGTGAAGGCCACGGTGGTCCTGGCCCAGGGCTACGGGGGCAGCGAGGCTTTGACCAAGGAGCTGCAAAATCACGTGAAGCACTCCACCGCGCCCTACAAGTATCCGCGGATCATCGAGTACGTGGAGGAACTCCCCAAAACCATCAGCGGCAAGATCCGCCGGGTGGAGATCCGGGAGAACGATCAAAAGAAACAGTGA
- a CDS encoding helix-turn-helix domain-containing protein, which translates to MFLFYQKEEKKMTEQLREIAERIRGLREIMEVSEAEMAECCEMTLEEYQAQERGEKDFSFSFIYNVANRLGVDVVDIISGDSPKLSGCCVVRKGEGLEVNRRKAYNYRHLAYTFRGKMCEPFLVTVEPKADEGRPELHEHEGQELNYVVEGSMEFHFGEEVYVLSEGDSVYFDSGVPHAMRTLNGKPTKFLAVVMKKQRRC; encoded by the coding sequence GTGTTTTTATTTTACCAGAAGGAGGAGAAGAAGATGACGGAACAGCTTAGGGAAATTGCCGAGAGAATACGGGGCCTTCGGGAAATTATGGAGGTGTCCGAGGCGGAGATGGCCGAGTGCTGCGAGATGACCCTGGAGGAATATCAGGCCCAGGAACGGGGCGAAAAGGATTTTTCCTTCAGCTTTATCTACAACGTGGCCAACCGTTTGGGGGTGGACGTGGTGGATATCATCAGCGGGGATTCCCCCAAGCTTTCCGGCTGCTGCGTGGTCAGGAAGGGCGAGGGCCTGGAGGTCAACCGCCGCAAGGCCTACAACTACCGCCATCTGGCCTACACCTTCCGGGGCAAGATGTGCGAGCCCTTTTTGGTGACGGTGGAGCCCAAGGCGGACGAGGGCAGGCCGGAGCTCCATGAGCACGAGGGCCAGGAGCTCAACTACGTGGTGGAGGGCTCCATGGAGTTCCACTTCGGCGAGGAGGTGTACGTCCTCAGCGAAGGGGACAGCGTGTATTTCGACTCCGGCGTGCCCCACGCCATGAGGACGCTGAACGGCAAACCCACCAAGTTTTTGGCGGTCGTGATGAAAAAGCAGAGGAGGTGCTGA
- a CDS encoding AAA family ATPase, whose amino-acid sequence MKKLILVGGTMGAGKSTVCEALLPMLAPAAYLDGDWCWRMAPFTVTEENRRMVLANIGHLLRSYLHNSSFAAVLFCWVMQEEEIWNAVLREVEGCEFELHKVCLTLNETALRERILKDVAAGKREIEVMERSVQRLPLYGRVSAAKLNVSFMDGEEAARTIAREVQKPFGKFFIENGLTKK is encoded by the coding sequence ATGAAAAAGCTTATCCTGGTGGGCGGCACCATGGGTGCGGGGAAAAGCACCGTCTGCGAGGCCCTTCTGCCCATGCTGGCGCCGGCGGCCTACCTGGACGGCGACTGGTGCTGGCGCATGGCGCCCTTCACCGTGACCGAGGAAAACAGGAGGATGGTGCTGGCCAACATCGGGCACCTGCTGCGCTCTTATTTACATAATTCAAGCTTTGCGGCGGTGCTGTTCTGCTGGGTCATGCAGGAGGAAGAGATTTGGAACGCGGTTCTTCGGGAGGTGGAGGGCTGCGAATTTGAGTTACATAAGGTTTGCCTGACCTTGAATGAGACCGCCCTTCGGGAGCGGATCTTGAAGGATGTGGCGGCGGGGAAGCGGGAGATCGAAGTGATGGAGCGTTCGGTGCAGCGGCTGCCCCTTTACGGAAGGGTATCGGCGGCGAAGCTCAATGTATCCTTCATGGACGGGGAGGAGGCGGCCCGAACCATCGCCCGGGAGGTGCAAAAACCGTTCGGAAAATTTTTTATTGAAAACGGGTTGACAAAAAAATAG
- a CDS encoding putative quinol monooxygenase — MIIIVAKSVVKPGCKAAYIAAARELIEKSQAEPGCLTYDLYEDLNDPSTLTMIEFWKDQAAIDAHNASPHFTTIVPKLAEFREGPGEVHFYQKAE; from the coding sequence TTGATCATCATTGTCGCCAAATCCGTGGTGAAGCCCGGGTGCAAGGCCGCCTACATCGCCGCCGCCCGGGAGCTCATCGAAAAAAGCCAGGCCGAGCCCGGCTGTCTCACCTATGATCTCTACGAGGACCTGAACGATCCTTCCACCCTCACCATGATCGAGTTCTGGAAGGACCAGGCCGCCATCGACGCCCACAACGCCTCCCCTCACTTCACCACCATCGTGCCGAAACTTGCCGAATTCCGGGAGGGCCCAGGGGAGGTTCATTTCTACCAGAAGGCTGAATAA